In one window of Brassica rapa cultivar Chiifu-401-42 chromosome A07, CAAS_Brap_v3.01, whole genome shotgun sequence DNA:
- the LOC103845991 gene encoding protein NLP1 isoform X1: protein MGLDMEDDGGSDGGEGNGGFSPNSSFGAFPETAMDLDFMDELLFDGCWLETTDSKSLKETEEAASDSTAMNANSSFLCFGENPSQDNFSNEETERMNQEGFDQAEKFLLDEAEVGRSWWIAPRTREDPCSSVKERLLRAISGLEEAVPDKDFLVQIWVPFQQEGKNFLTTLAQPHLFNQKYSSLAKYRHVSETYNFPADEGSTEGGLPGRVFLQKFPEWTPDVRFFRSDEYPRIKEAQKCDVRGSLALPVFERCSGTCLGVVEVVTTTQKMNYRPELENICKALEAVDLRSSSNLKPPNNESLQVYNDFYYAALPEISDFLASVCRRYDLPLALSWAPCAQQGKGGSRHSDENFSQCVSTIDSACFVLDEESKYFLEACSEHHLLQGEGIVGKAFKATKLCFVPEVTTFSKTNYPLAHHAKISGLHAALAVPLKSKCNGLVEFVLEFFFPKGCLDTEAKQEMLKSLSATLQQDFRSSNLVIDKDLELEVVLPVREDMVLSENPLTGAETAEALREIHLLQESSWISHMIKANEKGKDVSLSWEYQNEDPKDEFKLSPGWDNSQLDPAPNNIPSEAEQFQQGSTPGLRVDAGPSTESASTGGRRPGEKRRTKTEKTIGLDVLRQYFAGSLKDAAKSIGVCPTTLKRICRHHGITRWPSRKIKKVGHSLKKLQLVMDSVQGAQGSIPLDSFYTSFPELSSPNISSNGSSLKNNEQLHHYNVPIENGGPGEDKPAPRSPSSSCSGSNTNTPNADGVVKEAHSEAELQNGNQEETKCLARTQSHNIFKEPPLPGSSKMSFRDGGGIKVKATFGEAIIRFTLLPSWGYTELQQEITRRFNIVDVSWFDLKYLDDDEEWVLLTCEADLEECIDIYRSSQSQTIKISLHDPFQVKLGGSFGSSGPS from the exons ATGGGTTTAGATATGGAAGATGATGGTGGCAGCGATGGGGGAGAAGGAAATGGTGGGTTTTCACCTAATTCTAGCTTTGGGGCATTCCCTGAGACGGCCATGGATTTGGATTTCATGGATGAGCTCTTGTTTGATGGATGCTGGCTAGAGACAACAGATAGTAAGAGCTTAAAGGAGACAGAAGAGGCTGCTTCAGATTCTACCGCCATGAATGCCAATAGCTCTTTCCTCTGCTTTGGTGAGAACCCATCTCAAGATAACTTCTCCAatgaagaaacagagagaaTGAATCAAGAAGGTTTTGATCAAGCAGAAAAGTTTCTACTAGATGAAGCTGAGGTGGGAAGAAGTTGGTGGATTGCCCCAAGAACAAGAGAAGACCCTTGTTCATCAGTGAAGGAGAGGCTATTAAGAGCTATAAGCGGTCTTGAAGAGGCGGTGCCTGATAAGGACTTCTTGGTGCAGATATGGGTGCCCTTTCAGCAGGAAGGGAAGAACTTTCTAACCACTTTGGCGCAACCACATTTATTCAACCAAAAATACTCAAGCCTTGCAAAATACAGACATGTTTCAGAGACTTATAACTTCCCGGCTGATGAGGGTTCCACAGAAGGAGGTCTTCCCGGTCGCGTTTTCCTGCAGAAATTTCCTGAGTGGACTCCTGATGTACGTTTCTTTAGAAGTGATGAGTATCCGCGCATCAAAGAAGCACAAAAGTGTGATGTTCGTGGCTCGCTTGCCCTTCCTGTGTTTGAAAGATGTAGTGGCACTTGTTTGGGTGTTGTTGAGGTTGTCACAACAACGCAGAAGATGAATTACCGGCCAGAACTTGAGAATATCTGTAAAGCTCTTGAG GCCGTTGATTTAAGGAGTTCAAGTAACTTAAAACCTCCAAACAATGAG TCTCTGCAGGTGTATAATGATTTCTACTACGCTGCATTACCTGAGATATCAGATTTCTTGGCCTCAGTCTGCAGAAGATATGATCTTCCTCTAGCTTTGTCATGGGCCCCTTGTGCTCAGCAGGGGAAAGGTGGATCCCGGCATTCTGATGAGAACTTTTCTCAGTGCGTTTCGACGATTGATTCTGCTTGCTTTGTCCTGGATGAAGAGAGCAAATACTTTCTGGAGGCATGCTCTGAGCATCATCTTCTCCAGGGAGAAGGCATTGTTGGGAAAGCATTCAAGGCAACCAAACTGTGTTTTGTCCCTGAAGTGACCACGTTTAGCAAGACCAACTACCCTCTTGCGCACCACGCCAAGATATCTGGACTACACGCTGCTTTAGCAGTCCCGTTAAAGAGCAAATGCAACGGTTTGGTCGAGTTTGTGCTTGAATTCTTCTTTCCAAAAGGGTGCCTTGACACTGAAGCAAAACAGGAGATGCTCAAGTCACTGTCTGCGACTCTGCAGCAGGATTTCAGGAGTTCAAATCTTGTCATCGACAAAGATCTGGAGTTAGAAGTGGTATTGCCTGTTAGAGAGGACATGGTTTTGTCAGAGAACCCACTTACTGGAGCCGAAACTGCAGAGGCTTTGAGAGAAATCCATCTGCTGCAAGAGTCCTCATGGATCTCCCACATGATAAAGGCTAACGAGAAGGGTAAAGATGTGTCACTTTCTTGGGAGTATCAGAATGAAGATCCAAAAGATGAGTTCAAGCTCTCACCTGGCTGGGACAACAGTCAACTTGATCCAGCCCCCAATAATATTCCTTCAGAAGCTGAGCAGTTTCAACAAGGTTCAACTCCAGGACTCAGAGTTGATGCTGGTCCAAGTACCGAATCAGCTTCCACTGGTGGTAGAAGACCAGGAGAAAAGAGaagaacaaaaacagaaaagacCATTGGCTTGGATGTTCTTCGTCAATACTTTGCAGGAAGCCTCAAGGATGCAGCCAAGAGCATTGGTG TTTGTCCAACTACCTTGAAAAGGATATGCAGACACCATGGAATAACAAGATGGCCCTCCCGGAAAATCAAGAAGGTTGGGCACTCACTGAAGAAACTCCAACTCGTTATGGACTCTGTTCAAGGGGCACAGGGATCTATCCCACTCGATTCATTCTATACAAGCTTCCCAGAGTTGAGCTCCCCAAATATCTCCAGCAATGGATCTTCCTTGAAAAATAATGAACAATTGCATCATTATAATGTTCCAATCGAAAACGGTGGTCCGGGAGAGGATAAACCAGCACCAAGGTCACCATCATCTTCTTGCTCTGGCTCAAACACCAATACACCAAATGCTGATGGGGTCGTGAAGGAAGCTCACAGCGAGGCGGAACTGCAGAATGGGAATCAGGAGGAAACAAAATGTCTAGCAAGAACCCAGAGCCATAACATATTCAAGGAGCCTCCATTACCAGGTAGTAGCAAGATGAGCTTCAGAGATGGAGGGGGAATTAAAGTGAAAGCAACATTTGGTGAGGCCATAATACGGTTTACCTTGCTCCCGAGCTGGGGCTACACAGAGCTGCAGCAAGAGATTACTAGGCGTTTCAACATAGTTGACGTATCCTGGTTTGATCTCAAGTACttggatgatgatgaagagtGGGTTCTTCTCACATGTGAAGCGGATCTCGAGGAATGCATTGACATATATAGATCATCACAGAGCCAAACAATTAAAATAAGTTTGCACGACCCTTTTCAAGTTAAACTGGGAGGTTCTTTTGGTAGCTCTGGTCCATCCTAA
- the LOC103845991 gene encoding protein NLP1 isoform X2 — protein sequence MGLDMEDDGGSDGGEGNGGFSPNSSFGAFPETAMDLDFMDELLFDGCWLETTDSKSLKETEEAASDSTAMNANSSFLCFGENPSQDNFSNEETERMNQEGFDQAEKFLLDEAEVGRSWWIAPRTREDPCSSVKERLLRAISGLEEAVPDKDFLVQIWVPFQQEGKNFLTTLAQPHLFNQKYSSLAKYRHVSETYNFPADEGSTEGGLPGRVFLQKFPEWTPDVRFFRSDEYPRIKEAQKCDVRGSLALPVFERCSGTCLGVVEVVTTTQKMNYRPELENICKALEAVDLRSSSNLKPPNNEVYNDFYYAALPEISDFLASVCRRYDLPLALSWAPCAQQGKGGSRHSDENFSQCVSTIDSACFVLDEESKYFLEACSEHHLLQGEGIVGKAFKATKLCFVPEVTTFSKTNYPLAHHAKISGLHAALAVPLKSKCNGLVEFVLEFFFPKGCLDTEAKQEMLKSLSATLQQDFRSSNLVIDKDLELEVVLPVREDMVLSENPLTGAETAEALREIHLLQESSWISHMIKANEKGKDVSLSWEYQNEDPKDEFKLSPGWDNSQLDPAPNNIPSEAEQFQQGSTPGLRVDAGPSTESASTGGRRPGEKRRTKTEKTIGLDVLRQYFAGSLKDAAKSIGVCPTTLKRICRHHGITRWPSRKIKKVGHSLKKLQLVMDSVQGAQGSIPLDSFYTSFPELSSPNISSNGSSLKNNEQLHHYNVPIENGGPGEDKPAPRSPSSSCSGSNTNTPNADGVVKEAHSEAELQNGNQEETKCLARTQSHNIFKEPPLPGSSKMSFRDGGGIKVKATFGEAIIRFTLLPSWGYTELQQEITRRFNIVDVSWFDLKYLDDDEEWVLLTCEADLEECIDIYRSSQSQTIKISLHDPFQVKLGGSFGSSGPS from the exons ATGGGTTTAGATATGGAAGATGATGGTGGCAGCGATGGGGGAGAAGGAAATGGTGGGTTTTCACCTAATTCTAGCTTTGGGGCATTCCCTGAGACGGCCATGGATTTGGATTTCATGGATGAGCTCTTGTTTGATGGATGCTGGCTAGAGACAACAGATAGTAAGAGCTTAAAGGAGACAGAAGAGGCTGCTTCAGATTCTACCGCCATGAATGCCAATAGCTCTTTCCTCTGCTTTGGTGAGAACCCATCTCAAGATAACTTCTCCAatgaagaaacagagagaaTGAATCAAGAAGGTTTTGATCAAGCAGAAAAGTTTCTACTAGATGAAGCTGAGGTGGGAAGAAGTTGGTGGATTGCCCCAAGAACAAGAGAAGACCCTTGTTCATCAGTGAAGGAGAGGCTATTAAGAGCTATAAGCGGTCTTGAAGAGGCGGTGCCTGATAAGGACTTCTTGGTGCAGATATGGGTGCCCTTTCAGCAGGAAGGGAAGAACTTTCTAACCACTTTGGCGCAACCACATTTATTCAACCAAAAATACTCAAGCCTTGCAAAATACAGACATGTTTCAGAGACTTATAACTTCCCGGCTGATGAGGGTTCCACAGAAGGAGGTCTTCCCGGTCGCGTTTTCCTGCAGAAATTTCCTGAGTGGACTCCTGATGTACGTTTCTTTAGAAGTGATGAGTATCCGCGCATCAAAGAAGCACAAAAGTGTGATGTTCGTGGCTCGCTTGCCCTTCCTGTGTTTGAAAGATGTAGTGGCACTTGTTTGGGTGTTGTTGAGGTTGTCACAACAACGCAGAAGATGAATTACCGGCCAGAACTTGAGAATATCTGTAAAGCTCTTGAG GCCGTTGATTTAAGGAGTTCAAGTAACTTAAAACCTCCAAACAATGAG GTGTATAATGATTTCTACTACGCTGCATTACCTGAGATATCAGATTTCTTGGCCTCAGTCTGCAGAAGATATGATCTTCCTCTAGCTTTGTCATGGGCCCCTTGTGCTCAGCAGGGGAAAGGTGGATCCCGGCATTCTGATGAGAACTTTTCTCAGTGCGTTTCGACGATTGATTCTGCTTGCTTTGTCCTGGATGAAGAGAGCAAATACTTTCTGGAGGCATGCTCTGAGCATCATCTTCTCCAGGGAGAAGGCATTGTTGGGAAAGCATTCAAGGCAACCAAACTGTGTTTTGTCCCTGAAGTGACCACGTTTAGCAAGACCAACTACCCTCTTGCGCACCACGCCAAGATATCTGGACTACACGCTGCTTTAGCAGTCCCGTTAAAGAGCAAATGCAACGGTTTGGTCGAGTTTGTGCTTGAATTCTTCTTTCCAAAAGGGTGCCTTGACACTGAAGCAAAACAGGAGATGCTCAAGTCACTGTCTGCGACTCTGCAGCAGGATTTCAGGAGTTCAAATCTTGTCATCGACAAAGATCTGGAGTTAGAAGTGGTATTGCCTGTTAGAGAGGACATGGTTTTGTCAGAGAACCCACTTACTGGAGCCGAAACTGCAGAGGCTTTGAGAGAAATCCATCTGCTGCAAGAGTCCTCATGGATCTCCCACATGATAAAGGCTAACGAGAAGGGTAAAGATGTGTCACTTTCTTGGGAGTATCAGAATGAAGATCCAAAAGATGAGTTCAAGCTCTCACCTGGCTGGGACAACAGTCAACTTGATCCAGCCCCCAATAATATTCCTTCAGAAGCTGAGCAGTTTCAACAAGGTTCAACTCCAGGACTCAGAGTTGATGCTGGTCCAAGTACCGAATCAGCTTCCACTGGTGGTAGAAGACCAGGAGAAAAGAGaagaacaaaaacagaaaagacCATTGGCTTGGATGTTCTTCGTCAATACTTTGCAGGAAGCCTCAAGGATGCAGCCAAGAGCATTGGTG TTTGTCCAACTACCTTGAAAAGGATATGCAGACACCATGGAATAACAAGATGGCCCTCCCGGAAAATCAAGAAGGTTGGGCACTCACTGAAGAAACTCCAACTCGTTATGGACTCTGTTCAAGGGGCACAGGGATCTATCCCACTCGATTCATTCTATACAAGCTTCCCAGAGTTGAGCTCCCCAAATATCTCCAGCAATGGATCTTCCTTGAAAAATAATGAACAATTGCATCATTATAATGTTCCAATCGAAAACGGTGGTCCGGGAGAGGATAAACCAGCACCAAGGTCACCATCATCTTCTTGCTCTGGCTCAAACACCAATACACCAAATGCTGATGGGGTCGTGAAGGAAGCTCACAGCGAGGCGGAACTGCAGAATGGGAATCAGGAGGAAACAAAATGTCTAGCAAGAACCCAGAGCCATAACATATTCAAGGAGCCTCCATTACCAGGTAGTAGCAAGATGAGCTTCAGAGATGGAGGGGGAATTAAAGTGAAAGCAACATTTGGTGAGGCCATAATACGGTTTACCTTGCTCCCGAGCTGGGGCTACACAGAGCTGCAGCAAGAGATTACTAGGCGTTTCAACATAGTTGACGTATCCTGGTTTGATCTCAAGTACttggatgatgatgaagagtGGGTTCTTCTCACATGTGAAGCGGATCTCGAGGAATGCATTGACATATATAGATCATCACAGAGCCAAACAATTAAAATAAGTTTGCACGACCCTTTTCAAGTTAAACTGGGAGGTTCTTTTGGTAGCTCTGGTCCATCCTAA